A segment of the Mauremys mutica isolate MM-2020 ecotype Southern chromosome 7, ASM2049712v1, whole genome shotgun sequence genome:
ATCACATGAGTATATTTCAGAAGACTTAAATTTATTCCTTTTCTATTAATTCTCCCAAGATTGCATTCCCTATGCTATGCTCCAACACTGCAAGCTTCAGGGGCAGGTATCCCCTCCCAGTTATAGCACAGAATCTTTCCTTTGCTCTAAAGCATTAGGTATTAGCAGGTACTGTTCTGCTAGTAGTTAACTGATGCAAGTCATCTATACACAGTATTGAGTTGCAGCATCAtggagtttaaaaaacaaaacaaaaacaccctacACTTAACTACAAGAACTTGCTAAGATAATGGGCAAGTGTCCCAGTCAGGAAGATTTATACTAGTCTTAACCATGCAGCATGGTGTACTACTCTACTTCCTGGAATTAGTGCTCCTTAGCAGAAGTAGCAGTGGGGCAATTCAAGGGCTGCTGTACTCCCATTCCCCTTTCAGCTTCCTAGCCTGAGTCTTTACATTCAAAAAGATGCTATAATTCCCCCCCAATGGAACAGGAAGTGAACAGGCAGTTTAGAAATGTTCTAGACCAAGTATAACAGTATTCACTATAGGAGGCCTCATTTTGAATTCAATAAGCTTTCTACACTTATGCATGAAATAAGGACCTGAAGACTTGCACTGGTACTGAACTAGCCTTCATTTTCCTAGTGTAACTTCACACCAAAGCAATACTGCAGTTCCTTCCCTCCACCTTTAAGAACAGCACAGGAGGAAAACTGAAGTGTTCAGTCTGCCTTTAGTCTCACTTTTTCCACTAGTATTTCATAGGGAGAGGAAATCTTCATTGAGGTCTGGTCTGATGAAGACTTAATATAACCATTCAACACACACCATCACATTGTggcttttttgtattttattaaatacagttaCACAAAGGAGGAGCCCGTTTATTCGTTTTCCTCACTGCGCAGTCTGGCATTTGGATTGGTGATCTTGATAGCAAGCTGAGCTGCTCGTTCCACAATTACCTTGCGGTTCTTGGAGGAAACATTGTGAGCAATCTCTGCACAATAAGACCTATTAAAATATGAATATAGATACATAATCAGTATTTCAGCAGCATAAAGCAGGCCAATATTCAAttcacagctgggggggggaatcTCCCCCCTTTTAAGCAGCACAGGAATGGAAATATTGAGCTAAGTGTGCATGCATTGTGTAGGAAGAGAACAAGCAAGCAGTTAAAGTATTCTTGCAAGAAAGTTAAAATAAATACTTGAACCAAATATAGTATTAGCTGTTGGCCGCTGAGAATTCATGATTTAAGCAGTTAGAAATAAACAGGTTATTAAAGTGTACACATAGTGCCTCGTGCAAAAAAACTCCTCTGCAACTTTCTTCTAGACTATTTATAACTGGGACTAAGTAGGCTTAAGTTTGAATGTAAACATTAAATCTAAATTCTGAACACACCATGTTAGTTGAAAGATCAGTTTAAGTTTTAATCTGGTATTTTAGCAAAATCTACATCTCACAAATATTCCACTTGCACTTCGtttcctttctccatttctcatCTGCCCACTGCTGTAGAAGATTAACTCTTGCAGATCACAAAATATTAGTACCAGCTTCCTGCTCCCAAGTAGCAACACACTCCCCCCTACCCTGCTACTGAACTGTTTGCTATTCTCTTCTTCAAATGCCAACTGCATTTTCCTCTCCTGATCCCACTTCTCTGCATATCTCTGTAACATCCTCAGATCGAGTTACTGCTGGAATAAGGCAGCGCAGATCCAATGAAAACAGCCAGGTTGCATCCACTCATGTCATTAGTGACTCAAGCCCTACCACTGATAGTTCCAACTCAGTTTCCTTGTGGGGCTCAGTTTAGTTACAGCAAAATGTAATACATAGTTAGAAAACGCAATTCAAAGTATACCAGGGACCAAATATGTTTCCTGCAATACACAAGTCAGATGCATTTACAAGGATAAAAGGTTACCGTTTAAAGAATTGTCTGACATTTTATAAAGCCTCTATTAACTACTACATATGCCTATGATCTTCTGCATGTGCAATTTTTAGCAAATACTGTATTAAGAAAAATGCAATCAACACATTATTCCTAAATCATTACTGTGTTTCCACCGTGTCCTTATAGCACTGAAATGTCAAGTTGATGAAAGCAAATCCATCTGCCTAGTACTATTTTCtaggatgctgctgctgcagcagtttGTAGACATGGAGGTATTCAGCACATTATCGGGGTCTGATTTGGCACTTAAgttaagggaggttgtggaatccccatcactggaggttttaaagaacagattagacaaaccaGTCAGGAAAGGCCTAgttatacttggtcctgctcagCATTAGAGTTAATGAGGACTACAGGACTTCTCCAGGGCCCTTCCGCCCTACATTTTTATGGTTCTATAATGTAGTTACTCAGGAAGCCTGTATCACAAGAATAAGATCAATCTACAAAAGCCTATACAAAGCAAAGTTTAGGGTTTGTTTAATCAAAGTTCAAAATTACTTCTACCCTTTGAATGTTTGATCATAAAATGATTTCTCCTAAAGGCTGAAGATGATGCACTGTACTTAAATAGAACGTTTAACGTCCCAGGAAGAGGACATAACTGAAGGGGAAACAGGAAGGCAGGCACAGCCAAGATACTGTTCTTTTAAGCCAGGTGTTCTCAAGCTCTCTCCACCTTGGACCCCAAAACTCAAATACAACCTTGTTTCTTGACCCCAATTCCCAAAATCCTTTATGGTCACATCTTACAGTCCTTTGTTGTTCCCAAAAAACCCACGGTATTACAGGAACCGCAAGAAACCATGGCTTGGTTTAGAGCTGGAGGGTACAGGCTGGTCAGCAAGCTGATATTGCCGAGGGATAGGAATGCTGTACAAGGGTGGTTAGAGCAGTAGCGGGCTAGGGCTAGTTTCAGttcatcccctcccccattctgctCCAGGAAGGTTCCACTTAGAGATGTCAAGGAGCTGAATACTTCGATAAGCAGGACTGCATGTTCATCCTCTTATGCACGTCAGTAGTGCTCAAAGGCCTCCACACATGATTGAGGCCCCAATGAGCTAAGGCACTGAATGAttaaaggtaataaaaggtaataatttgagatataccaatctcctagaactggaagggacctcgaaaggtcatcgagtccagccccctgtcttcactagcaggaccaatttttgccccagattcctaagtggcctcctcaaggattgaactctcaaccctgggtttagcaggccaatgctcaaaccactgagctatgtatGGCATGGTACTTCCTAGGCACAAAGCATGGTATAGATGGGCAACAAGAGGGAGCAGCTCCAGCGAGAGGCAAAGGCAGGAAAAAAAGAACAGAGCATCTCACTCAGGCTTAAAATCTAGCAGCTTCTAACCATTTCACTCGATCTCTCCCCTCCCTTACAACCTGCCCTggactcctgccccccaccccgccccttgaAAACCTTGATTTTGATCACAAAATTACAACAGAACCAAAGTATAAACATGCATcacagaataccagggttgggTTAAGACAAACATTTTGAATGAGTTTTAAAGAGATCTTTCCCAACTTACTTGTTACTCATCATCAGCACCTCAAGTTCTTTGACATTGTGGACCAGAAACTTTTTGAATCCTGTGGGCAGCATGTGTTTCGTCTTTCTATTGCTACCATAACCAATGTTGGGCATCAAGATTTGGCCCTTGAACCTCCTGCGAGCTCTGTTATCAATACCTCTTGGTTTACGCCAGTTGCGCTAGGGAAATGCAAGCAAGTTTTAAGAATACAATTGCACaatcattaaaaataaatccaaagATTCAGGGTGAACATGGTCTTTTTCAATCAAACATTTCTCACACCCTCCAACATTACAAGCACATCTGCAAGGAACCTCTACCATAGTGTTATTACAGAAAATCCACATTTCTGATTCTTGATAATTAAAGGGACTTTTTATGTTTTACCTCATAACAACTCCTAAATATAGTCACTTCTCAGGCTTTAAGATTTAGACACCTttccaaaaagtttttttttttgggttCAGAGGGACGCATACCTTGATCTTGACATAGCGATCTGACTGATGGCGGATGAACTTCTTGGTTCTCTTCTTGACGATCTTAGGTTTCACCAGGGGTCTGAGGGCAGGCATGGTGTCTAAGGTAGATAAAACACGGATAAGAAAGGACACAGAACAAGATGGCAATAAGTTCTCTCTCTCAAACCTGTAGCAGATTGCCTTCCATTAACTAGCCACTTCCAAAGCTAGTAATGGAATGGGTATTCCTCTGCAGTAGTTCTCCCTCCTGCTTCCGAAGCTGGAAGAGTACTGAAAGCTCTCCAGAGGCGGTCCCGGGGAGGTCCCATTTTGCCCACACGAGTCAAAATTACTTGGGAATAAAATGTCTTTGCAAGTTGTATCAAAGAACTTGCACAAGATGTTTTTAGGAGCTTAATTCCCAAATGATCCCACCCATCCTCCCAGTTCTGTGGTTGTTGCTGGACTCCTTCCAGTTTGTGCCTAAACTGCTGAGTCTAAAAAGCCACCCTTGCAACATGTACTAGTTTCCAGTCCATAGAAACTAGAAAACTAACTATAATCTTGCCCCCCTTCCCGGCTAGATCTCTCCAGTAAAGCCTCAACAGATGCTATTTCAATTTCAGTTGTGTGTCCATTAAAGAACTTTTTGGTTTCCCCTGTGCAATGCAATAACTCCCTCTAGCATTAACCCTCAAGGCCTTTCCCTTACCTACAGCAAGGCTCCCACTTCCACTGGCCAACACAGTGGCTTATGCAACCACTTTAAACTGGGATTTCCAGTGCGATCTTGGTTGACTAGAGGTGAACGACGCTCATATACTAGGATGTTCAGCACAGTAGTATAAAGAGATTAGACAGCGACGTCCGCGCGATCACTCGTGtgagcaattacagactggtaagtctaacgtcggtaccgggcaaattagttgaaacaatagtaaagaataaaattgtcagacacatagaaaaacaaactcttgagcaatagtcaacatggtttctgtaaagggaaatcgtgtcttactaatctattagagttctttgaaggggtaaaaaacatgtggacaagggggatctggtggacatagtgtacttagatttccagaaagcctttgacaaggtccctcaccaaaggctcttacgtaaattaagctgtcatgggataaaagggaaggtcctttaatggattgagaactggttaaaggacagggaacaaaggataggaattaatggtaaattctcagaatggagaggggtaactagtggtgttccccaagggtcagtcctaggaccaatcctattcaatttattcataaatgatctggagaaaggggtaaacagtgaggtggcaaagtttgcagatgatactaaactactcaagatagttaagaccaaagcagattgtgaagaacttcaaaaagatctcacaaaactaagtgattgggcaacaaaatgtcaaatgaaatttaatgtggataaatgtaaagtaatgcacattggaaaaaataaccccaactatacatacaacatgatgggggctaatttagctacaacgagtcaggaaaaagatcttggcgttatcgtggatagctctctgaagatgtccacgcagtgtgcagaggcggtcaaaaaagcaaacaggatgttaggaataattaaaaaggggatagagaataagactgagaatatattattgcccttatataaatccatctcaaatactgtgtacagatgtggtctcctcacctcaaaaaagatattctagcactagaaaaggttcagaaaagagcaactaaaatgattaggggtttagagagggtcccatatgaggaaagattaaagaggctaggactcttcagtttggaaaagagaagactaaggggggatatgatagaggtatataaaatcatgagtgatattgagaaagtggataaggaaaagttatttacttattcccataatacaagaactaggggtcaccaaatgaaattaataggcagcaggtttaaaacaaataaaaggaagttcttcttcatgcagcgcacagtcaacttgtggaactccttacctgaggaggttgtgaaggctaggactataacaatgtttaaaaggggactggataaattcatggtggctaagtccataaacggctattagccaggatgggtaagaatggtgtccctagcctctgttcgtcagaggatggagatggatggcaggagagagatcacttgatcattgcctgttaggttcactccctcaggggcacctggcattggccactgtcggtagacagatactgggctagatggacctttggtctgacccggtacggcctttcttatgttagtCAATTACCGCTCAGTGGGAGAAGGGCATTTGGGGGACCCTAGTGGGTTCCCTGCGATcacgctcctctcctcccccccaagcaGTTCTCTGCTGCTGGGTGTCCAGGCGCACAGCCAAGGCGACACTGGAGCCCCTGCAGGGATGGGGGACAAGGCCCCGTTTCCCCAAGCCGcagccccagcgcccccaccCTTCGGAGACGCACCCGCCGCcccccggggagcccagagcggggagggaggaggaagaaagcacCGGTCACCCAGCGCTGGGGCCCAGGGGGTCTCCTGCTCCCCCAGGGCCGGGGAACGACTCCCCCTTCAGTCGGGGAGCCCAGAACTCGCCCCTCCCGGGGCGGCCCACCACATCCCCAGGCTCGCCTAGCCCCCCTGCCCCGGATCCCGCCCCCGAACCCGGCTCGGCCGCCAGGCGACCCCCCGGCGCCGCGGCCTGGGCCCCGCGGCCACCGTCCCTCGCCCCCGCCGGGAAATACCCCGGAGCGCTAACGGAGGGAGCCGCCAACGGgccttgggaggctgcagggccaggctggcggGTGCCCAGGCACCGATGGCGACAGATCCGGACCGGCGCGGCACTTACCAGTTCCTAATGGCGGCCACCCTGAGAGGCAGCGccgctgagagagagagagcgggcgAGCGCGCGGGCTGATGAGGTAACTCCTGCAGGTCCTGGCAGGCCAGATCCCTGATCAGGACCCAGAAAGGGGGACTCTGAACCAGCCTCCTAACCCTAGTAACTACGATGGTTAGATGAAGATCGGAGAGTATTTATTTAAGAgaataacagattttaaaatgacTCGTAGTTTTTCTACAATAATAGCAACTATAATCTGCCAGGACCTATCCCAAGTAACTTCCGCCAACGGCATAGGCAACAGCCAGAGGAGCGAGAATGAAGCTACTTCCGCCAGGACTGATACCACTGTCTGACGGCCATCTAGTGGCAGGTTTCGGATACTGCAGCGTTGATGCCACATGGCACCCAAGGACAGATTACTGAGGTTTTGGCTGTattaatttatttacttttttcattttaacaacacttTTTTTCCTGCGTCTTCATGGGAAATTCTCAGGTAACAAAGCTTCAAATATTAATTGTTGGTTGCATAAAATGTTGCTTTACAAAAATCAATTTTTATAATAAtgtaatattaataaatatatcTATATAAACTCTTTACAATGTATTTTCTAATAATATTAAggatttttcttaatttttaggGACGTTTCCAGATCAAATATTTCTTAAATGTCTGTTTCTTGCTAGTGTTGTCAACTTTTTGCTTTTTTTATCACAGGAAGCAAACTGTTAGTGTTTTTCTCAAAGCTCATCCTTTACGCAATGTTTAATTTTCTGCGTTTCACTTTGGTTTCAGTCCTCCTGCAACTAGATCCAGTTGGATCATGCAATTAGTGATATTTTTTGATAGGATGTAAAACTAATCTGGGAAGTTTTGGCTGCCCTGGTAATTAGAAACCACCTGGCATTTATCGCAAGACTAGCTCTTTGCCCTGTGGATTTAACCAAATCTAGGTACAGTAACTGCATTCTAGGCTTTGGGAGAATTTGACAGTCACTATAGGTTACCAGCAAAGGAATAAATTGGTATTTTTCTAATAATTTTACTTTAGTGTGAGATTAGCCTATATGGCTGGGATTAAGTCCACAGGGAGGTTGTTTGCTGCCTCTCTTCTTATAGGATGCACCTGGGAGGTCCAGGTATCTACCCCCATAGGGCTGAACCATAAAATGAAATGAGTCAATGGATTCTAAGCAGGGATCCAAGTGGGGCTCTGTTGAGTGGATGTACTTTTAGAGAACCCTGGGATTAGAATGTTCTTAAAGCTTTCAATGGTATATCAAGTCTTTAGGAACATATTTTATCTGTTTATACCTTTTCCTTCAGAATCCCATTTATACCTTTGCTAAGCTTGTTTGAGGCTTCTATCATATTTTTGTAAGATCCTATCTCTAGCCATTCCCGTAGGGATATTTTAGTTCTAGATTCCAGTCTTGCAAGCACCTATGTAACTGTTTTAACTTTAAACTCCTGAGTAGACTCCTGGAGTGACTGGGACTACTCATGCACTTAAAGTTAAGTATCTGCATAAGGGGGGCCTTAATTATGGCTTTAAGCTCTGTGTGGAGCAGGGGTTATTAGAGGAGCACAGACTGAGAAGTTGTAAAGACTACCACACCAACCTGCTTCCTGGTGTATTTCAATAGTAGCAGATGATGCCTGCAAAGCACTCTGGGATCTCTTGGGATGTTATACTTTGTAATTTTCTGTTAAAATAGCAGCACACCGCTGGTCATTTGCTCCTGGTCACACATTTCCCCAGCCGTGCAGTTAATCATCAGTTAACGTTCCACTCAAGCCTGATCAGTATTAACACATGCTGGCGCATTCTCTTGAATTTCACTTGGGTCGCTAAGCAATGAAGTAGGTTCGTTCAGCCTGCTCAGCAGACATCACCGTTAGAATTGTAAACTCTGAAAGTTTCCaatgtgactagtgatttaaCAATTTGAATAAAGCAATTTATTGTTTCATAtgttcaaaggccagaaggggccattgtgatcatctactctgacctcttaCACAGCATAGGCCAGTGAGCTTCCCCAaggtaattcctagagcagatttttttttaatccattgtgTACATTGTATTTTATGAATAAAGCCACACCTTAATGTAAAAACCaaacctgatttttattttttgaggcATTTTTGTAACTACACTTTTCTGATTGGCACCAGCTATTCACAATACTGTGAGGTGCATAACATTCAGTTTTTCTATTTATTAACTAGCCTGTTCATAAATATTTTCAAGGAAAGATCTTTATGCCTGGATTATGGTTATTTAGCTATGCTGTATACAATTTAACCAGACAGTTCCATGTTACTGAGAGATCTCCATAAATTCCATTTGACTGCTACATGTACTGTGTTTTGAAGAAAGAGaatacaattcaaaatgaataGCTAAAACCTGCATTCCGTATAGTATGAAACCTCTGTGTCAGAACCTGCTGTTGAAAAATGTTTTAAGATAAAATTCCCTTCTCTATgagatttgccttttttttttttttttggcaggggaGGATAAaggtacatttatttatttatatctatATTTAAATCTTTCCTTGGCCTGTTAAATTGGGGTCACTACCCCCATCTCTGGCTGAGCAGGTGGCAGTCAAAGATCCCATCGTGCTGCTCAAAGGGGCCGGGATAAGACCAGTGTCCCAACAACCAGTGCTCCTTCTCTCATAGTCTAGTATCCCCAGGCTGTGTAAGAATTGGCAGGTTTCAAGTGTTGGTCCATCAAGACATTTTTATCATGGAAATCAAAATCCTTCTGAACAGGTACAGCGTGGGCAGCAGGAGAGCAAGTTTTCCCTGCCCTCCCACACCCATGTGCCTTGACCCTGATTTCTACGAGTGTGATAAGTTAGTTTAGTCACCACCATGGCCCACTCACTCTTCCATCCCAAGGCTGCCAGTAAGTGTGGCTAGTTGTGATGGCGGTTTTTGTGACTTGGCTCTATCTGCTGGTAGAAACTAGACTGAGACTTGCCAAGTGCATTTTACACAGGTCACCAAAGAGCTGGATTTGAATCACAGGAACAGAGGAATTGCCAGCTTCAGTCAGATCTGAGTGTAGTAggccaccgtcaataccaagagtGAGCCGGCGTGACTTCATACACCCACAAGGGAGAACAGACCTGTAAACCTCCCCTgttggactttatcccctgagccctgaaccaacTGAACTGAACTCTGCCATGTGAGGGTCATCCTATCCCCATTACCCGGCCCGCTTATTTATACCCATGACTGTCTTTAACtgttgtatgagtgatgtaccctcactgcttgctgactgtatcttgaactcacccaccgtataccccacATTGGGGACATTGCAGACTGTATATGTTATGTGCTGTCCAATACCAAAATACTAGCAtccccctatactctgtatgtcaccCCCGATGACCAATAACTGACGTTTCAAACTCTCTGTATCAtctattcttaaacattttctaataaacttttaaatccTGTCTTGGACAGTTGCTACCACCAGATGCTTCAATGGAAAGTGCAAGAAACTCTACAATAGGTGGATGTGGAATAACCTGACCCCCAAATTAGGTTTTATCCTGATCCTTAATAGTTAGTTTGTTTTTTGTCCTGAAATATGAGGTTAATATCTCTCCCAGAATTTTTATTAGCATTAACTATTACAAGTCTGTATTCTTGTTATCTTTATGAATGCTCCCTTTTTGAATCTTTCTAAATTCTCAGCCTCAACAATGTCTTATGGTGAcaagttccacagtctaatattatcagttttgaatttgccacctttcagtttcattgaatgtccccagGTCTTGTGTTATGAGTCACAAGGAACAGAAACTTGCCAATCTAGAAGTCAACTGCTCTGTCAAGTCCCCCATAACTTTGGGAATGCGTACTTTGATAGCT
Coding sequences within it:
- the RPL32 gene encoding 60S ribosomal protein L32 — translated: MPALRPLVKPKIVKKRTKKFIRHQSDRYVKIKRNWRKPRGIDNRARRRFKGQILMPNIGYGSNRKTKHMLPTGFKKFLVHNVKELEVLMMSNKSYCAEIAHNVSSKNRKVIVERAAQLAIKITNPNARLRSEENE